The following coding sequences are from one Mesorhizobium onobrychidis window:
- a CDS encoding SRPBCC family protein encodes MPSTVRLHRVLATSPEKVYRAFLEADALAKWLPPNGFTCTVYHQEPKVGGTFKMSFRNFTTDKSHAFGGEYVELVPGERLRYTDTFDDPNLPGEMQVTVILKKVSVGTELDITQAGVPDVIPAEACYLGWQESLRNLARLVEPEINQ; translated from the coding sequence ATGCCCAGTACCGTACGCCTGCACCGCGTCCTGGCAACCAGCCCAGAAAAAGTCTACCGCGCTTTCCTTGAGGCGGACGCGCTCGCGAAATGGCTACCGCCCAACGGCTTTACCTGCACGGTTTATCATCAGGAACCCAAAGTCGGCGGCACATTCAAAATGTCGTTCCGCAACTTCACAACGGACAAAAGCCACGCGTTTGGCGGCGAATATGTCGAGCTCGTTCCGGGCGAACGCCTGCGCTATACGGACACGTTCGACGATCCTAACTTGCCCGGCGAGATGCAGGTGACGGTGATATTGAAGAAAGTATCAGTCGGCACGGAGCTGGATATCACGCAGGCAGGTGTTCCGGACGTCATTCCAGCTGAGGCTTGTTATCTCGGTTGGCAGGAGTCGCTGCGAAACCTGGCAAGGCTCGTCGAACCGGAGATCAATCAATAG